A portion of the Rhodococcus pseudokoreensis genome contains these proteins:
- a CDS encoding amidohydrolase family protein — protein MTSGAQALVDVHPHFVTDRYVTAARAAGHHQPDGMPGWPSWNVADHLALMDEGGIGTAMLSVSSPGTHFGDDRAARDLTREVNEYAADLVRRHPGRFGHFASLPLPDVDSALLEIGYALDVLGSDGVAVETNAHGLYLGDTRFDPVWVELDRRRAVVFVHPTSPPGHESVSLGRPRPMLEFVFDSARAVSDLVFTGVLLRYPNIEWVFTHGGGALPLLADRMELFRGLLPGHDPSVPPVPDQLRRLWFDLAGTPLPYQIPALTAAFGSDRVLYGSDYCWTPASATAHQLASVDTWRTVTTDNAHRLFPRLAAHH, from the coding sequence GTGACTTCCGGCGCGCAGGCACTGGTCGACGTGCACCCGCATTTCGTCACCGACCGCTACGTCACCGCGGCCCGCGCCGCCGGACACCACCAGCCCGACGGCATGCCGGGCTGGCCGAGTTGGAACGTCGCCGACCACCTCGCCCTGATGGACGAGGGCGGCATCGGCACCGCGATGCTGTCCGTGTCGTCACCCGGGACGCACTTCGGTGACGACCGCGCCGCCCGAGACCTCACCCGCGAGGTCAACGAATATGCCGCGGACCTGGTGCGCCGGCACCCCGGACGGTTCGGGCATTTCGCGAGCCTGCCCCTGCCCGACGTCGACAGTGCACTGCTCGAAATCGGCTATGCGCTCGATGTTCTGGGCTCCGACGGGGTCGCGGTCGAAACGAACGCCCACGGCCTGTATCTCGGCGACACCCGGTTCGACCCGGTCTGGGTCGAACTCGACCGTCGCCGGGCCGTCGTCTTCGTGCACCCCACGTCGCCGCCCGGCCACGAGTCCGTGTCGCTGGGACGGCCCCGGCCGATGCTCGAGTTCGTCTTCGACTCCGCCCGAGCGGTCAGCGACCTGGTGTTCACCGGCGTCCTGCTGCGGTACCCGAACATCGAATGGGTCTTCACCCACGGCGGCGGCGCCCTGCCGTTGCTCGCCGACCGGATGGAACTGTTCCGTGGGCTGCTCCCGGGACACGACCCGAGTGTCCCGCCGGTGCCGGATCAGCTGCGCCGGCTGTGGTTCGACCTGGCCGGCACCCCGCTCCCTTACCAGATTCCCGCCCTGACGGCCGCATTCGGATCCGACCGCGTTCTCTACGGCAGCGACTACTGCTGGACCCCCGCATCCGCGACGGCCCACCAGCTCGCGTCCGTCGACACCTGGCGCACGGTGACCACGGACAACGCCCACCGGCTGTTCCCTCGGCTCGCCGCCCACCACTGA
- the proS gene encoding proline--tRNA ligase, translating into MARDERGVIDQSEDFAAWYNEVVFKAGLVDRGPAKGTMVIRPYGYRLWELLQSELDRRIKDTGHENAYFPLLIPESYLGREAEHVEGFSPELAVVTHAGGKKLEEPLVVRPTSETIIGEMMAKWISSYRDLPLLLNQWANVVRWELRPRMFLRTTEFLWQEGHTAHAGEGAARRETLLALELYHEVAREWAAIPVVPGEKTPGERFAGAVATYTIEGMMRDGRALQSGTSHYMGTNFASAFDIRYTAEDGREELCHTTSWGMSTRMIGGIVMTHGDDKGLVLPPRLAPYQVVIVPITRGGNAAVEDAAEDLARRLRTAGVRTHVDVRPQLTPGYKYNEWELRGVPVRLELGPRDLKAGTVMMVKRLGDDGKQAVPIDSLPEALPGVLDDFQDFLLARATAFRDSHTRTVDDWEKFADAVSTGWALALHCGSATCEEGIKSRTAATPRCVPRDSESEAGVCVRCGAASAYGKRVVFGRAY; encoded by the coding sequence ATGGCACGGGATGAACGCGGTGTGATCGACCAGAGTGAGGACTTCGCCGCCTGGTACAACGAGGTGGTGTTCAAGGCCGGGCTCGTCGACCGGGGTCCGGCCAAGGGCACCATGGTGATCCGGCCGTACGGGTACCGGCTGTGGGAGCTGCTGCAGTCCGAACTGGACCGCCGCATCAAGGACACCGGTCACGAGAATGCGTACTTCCCGTTGCTGATTCCGGAGAGCTACCTCGGCCGGGAAGCGGAACACGTCGAAGGGTTTTCTCCGGAACTGGCGGTCGTCACCCACGCCGGCGGGAAGAAGCTGGAAGAACCGTTGGTGGTGCGGCCGACGTCGGAGACGATCATCGGCGAGATGATGGCCAAATGGATCAGCTCGTACCGCGACCTGCCGCTGTTGTTGAATCAGTGGGCGAACGTCGTGCGGTGGGAGCTGCGGCCGCGAATGTTTCTCCGCACCACGGAATTTCTGTGGCAGGAGGGTCATACCGCGCACGCAGGCGAAGGCGCGGCCCGCCGCGAGACGCTGCTCGCGCTCGAGCTGTATCACGAGGTGGCGCGGGAGTGGGCCGCGATTCCGGTCGTCCCGGGTGAGAAGACACCCGGTGAACGGTTCGCCGGCGCGGTGGCGACGTACACGATCGAGGGCATGATGCGGGACGGCCGGGCGCTGCAATCCGGCACGTCGCATTACATGGGCACCAACTTCGCGTCGGCGTTCGACATCCGCTACACCGCCGAGGACGGTCGAGAAGAGCTGTGTCACACGACGTCCTGGGGGATGAGCACTCGGATGATCGGGGGCATCGTCATGACGCACGGCGACGACAAGGGCCTGGTGCTGCCGCCGCGGCTGGCGCCGTACCAGGTGGTGATCGTGCCGATCACCCGTGGCGGCAACGCTGCCGTCGAGGACGCGGCCGAAGACCTGGCTCGCCGTCTCAGAACTGCGGGTGTGCGGACGCATGTCGATGTTCGTCCCCAGCTCACCCCCGGGTACAAGTACAACGAGTGGGAGTTGCGCGGCGTCCCGGTCCGGCTCGAACTCGGCCCACGAGATCTGAAGGCGGGCACCGTGATGATGGTGAAGCGTCTCGGTGACGACGGTAAGCAGGCCGTGCCGATCGACTCCCTGCCCGAGGCCCTGCCGGGGGTCCTGGACGACTTCCAGGATTTCCTGCTCGCTCGTGCGACTGCGTTCCGCGACAGCCACACTCGGACCGTCGACGACTGGGAGAAGTTCGCCGACGCGGTGTCGACAGGGTGGGCACTCGCGCTGCATTGCGGGAGCGCCACCTGCGAGGAGGGCATCAAGTCCCGCACCGCCGCCACCCCGCGGTGCGTGCCCCGGGACAGCGAATCGGAGGCGGGGGTGTGCGTGCGGTGCGGGGCGGCGTCGGCGTACGGGAAGCGGGTGGTCTTCGGTCGCGCCTATTGA
- a CDS encoding MFS transporter translates to MLSPWVRLAFALFAVSWGANQFAPMQLVYREQLGLGSGSFTAMLASYVVGLIPALLYFGRVSDRFGRRAVIRPMIPVGIVSSLVLIAGAAVPDLLYLGRVLAGLASGMAFGAGTAWMKELSSTSQAGAGARRAAVSLSAGFGCGALFAGLIAQWLPAPELLPYLVHIVLMVGALALVWSVPDARARATDLVAKPLSALATSRFRLGIAPWAPWVFGVATVSFATLPPLVSESLRSTSVAFTGLVAALTLITGAVIQPWAKRWSEQDDDAGIRVGILLGVLGFGAATVAAYTGGALSVAAIVVAAFLLGSCYGILLGSGLASVEKLAPEDELAQTVAVFYCLIYIGFAVPFVISLLAPHIGYAACFAGAALLMLPSVAVSRKATDPHLTPR, encoded by the coding sequence ATGCTCTCGCCCTGGGTCCGCCTTGCCTTCGCGCTGTTCGCGGTCAGCTGGGGAGCCAACCAGTTCGCCCCGATGCAGCTGGTCTACCGCGAGCAACTCGGTCTCGGGAGCGGTTCGTTCACCGCGATGCTCGCGTCGTATGTCGTCGGGCTGATCCCTGCGCTGCTGTACTTCGGGCGCGTGTCCGACCGGTTCGGCCGGCGAGCGGTGATCCGCCCGATGATCCCCGTCGGCATCGTCTCCTCCCTCGTCCTGATCGCGGGAGCCGCCGTCCCCGACCTGCTCTATCTGGGACGGGTGCTGGCCGGACTCGCCTCCGGCATGGCGTTCGGCGCCGGCACCGCCTGGATGAAGGAACTCAGCTCCACGTCGCAAGCCGGGGCGGGTGCGCGCCGCGCGGCGGTGTCGTTGTCGGCGGGCTTCGGTTGCGGAGCCCTGTTCGCGGGCCTGATCGCGCAGTGGCTCCCCGCGCCGGAACTGCTCCCGTATCTGGTGCACATCGTGTTGATGGTCGGGGCGCTGGCCCTGGTGTGGTCGGTGCCCGATGCGCGGGCCCGCGCGACGGACCTCGTCGCCAAGCCCCTGTCGGCGCTCGCCACCTCCCGGTTCCGGTTGGGCATCGCGCCCTGGGCGCCGTGGGTGTTCGGGGTGGCGACCGTGTCGTTCGCGACGCTTCCGCCGCTCGTCTCCGAGTCACTGCGCTCCACGTCGGTGGCGTTCACCGGTCTCGTCGCGGCACTGACCCTGATCACCGGGGCGGTGATCCAGCCGTGGGCCAAACGGTGGTCGGAGCAGGACGACGACGCCGGGATCCGCGTCGGCATCCTGCTCGGGGTGCTCGGTTTCGGCGCCGCGACCGTGGCTGCCTATACCGGCGGCGCGCTGTCGGTCGCCGCGATCGTCGTCGCGGCCTTCCTGCTCGGATCCTGCTACGGCATCCTGCTCGGGTCGGGACTCGCGTCCGTCGAGAAGCTGGCGCCGGAAGACGAACTCGCGCAGACCGTGGCGGTGTTCTACTGCCTGATCTACATCGGCTTCGCCGTGCCGTTCGTCATCTCACTCCTCGCGCCGCACATCGGCTACGCCGCCTGTTTCGCGGGGGCGGCATTACTGATGCTGCCGTCCGTGGCCGTGAGCCGGAAGGCGACGGATCCGCACCTCACCCCCAGGTGA
- a CDS encoding amidase, with translation MWGNDGSWVGSDAHAIARAVTGGEVSASQVLDDHLAHIKARNPELNAVVTVAEDQAIRAADDLDTRIGRGEDVGPLAGVPFTVKDLIATAGVRTTAGSRALEHNVPRVDAPAVAAMRAAGAILVGKTNTPEFGASGLTHNDLFGYTVNPLRPDGVPRSPGGSSGGEAAAIASGMSVVGLGTDFGGSVRWPAHCTGLRSVRPTVGRVDPDGQYPGVASGDHLLTNPATMHGTLQTIGPMVRTLDDAALVLRVLSSRQYRWTDPGTVDLSRLDVTWAPGEGTVPVDEEIVAAVAGAARQLGARPYRGAALAEGNDLFGSLRSVETHTDIAELGTGFGKDIAAMLAAGRDVDRRGVERLWARRSELVHRLLGEMGDVLILPVASIPAPPLGQELFDVGGQSLTWAQALASCRAVSVTGLPSVVVPVGNTRSGLPIGVQVVARPWCEHVALAVAARL, from the coding sequence GTGTGGGGTAACGACGGCAGTTGGGTCGGCTCGGACGCGCACGCGATCGCCCGCGCCGTGACCGGCGGGGAGGTGTCCGCGAGCCAGGTGCTCGACGACCACCTGGCGCACATCAAGGCGCGGAACCCGGAGCTGAACGCCGTCGTCACCGTCGCCGAGGACCAGGCGATCCGGGCCGCCGACGACCTCGACACCCGGATCGGCCGAGGTGAGGACGTCGGACCGCTGGCCGGGGTGCCGTTCACGGTGAAGGACCTCATCGCGACCGCGGGGGTCCGGACGACGGCGGGTTCGCGCGCGCTCGAGCACAACGTGCCGCGCGTCGACGCCCCCGCGGTGGCCGCGATGAGGGCGGCCGGCGCGATCCTCGTCGGCAAGACGAACACCCCGGAGTTCGGGGCCAGCGGTCTCACGCACAACGACCTGTTCGGGTACACCGTGAACCCACTCCGGCCCGACGGGGTTCCCCGCTCGCCCGGCGGTTCGAGCGGCGGCGAGGCGGCGGCGATCGCGTCCGGGATGAGCGTGGTCGGTCTCGGCACCGACTTCGGCGGGTCGGTGCGCTGGCCCGCACACTGCACGGGACTGCGCTCCGTCCGCCCGACCGTCGGCCGGGTCGACCCCGACGGCCAGTATCCCGGCGTCGCGTCGGGCGATCACCTGCTGACCAATCCGGCGACCATGCACGGCACGCTGCAGACGATCGGTCCGATGGTGCGGACGCTGGACGACGCGGCCCTCGTGCTGCGGGTGCTCTCGTCCCGGCAGTACCGGTGGACCGACCCGGGCACGGTGGACCTCTCCCGTCTCGACGTCACGTGGGCGCCCGGTGAGGGGACCGTCCCGGTGGACGAGGAGATCGTCGCGGCCGTCGCCGGTGCCGCCCGGCAACTCGGTGCCCGCCCGTACCGGGGTGCGGCGCTGGCGGAGGGGAACGACCTGTTCGGGTCGCTGCGGTCCGTCGAAACCCACACCGACATTGCAGAACTCGGCACCGGATTCGGGAAAGACATCGCCGCGATGCTCGCCGCCGGGCGGGACGTGGACCGGCGCGGGGTCGAACGGCTGTGGGCGCGGCGATCGGAACTGGTGCACCGGTTGCTCGGCGAGATGGGGGACGTCCTGATCCTCCCCGTCGCCTCGATTCCGGCGCCCCCGCTCGGCCAAGAACTGTTCGACGTCGGTGGGCAGTCGCTGACCTGGGCTCAGGCCCTGGCGAGTTGCCGCGCGGTCAGTGTGACGGGCCTGCCGTCCGTCGTCGTCCCGGTGGGAAACACCCGGTCCGGGTTGCCGATCGGCGTGCAGGTGGTCGCGCGGCCGTGGTGCGAGCACGTTGCACTGGCCGTGGCCGCCCGGTTGTGA
- a CDS encoding CaiB/BaiF CoA transferase family protein produces the protein MNQLLSGIRVLDLTRALAGPLCTALLSDFGADIIKVETRSGGDSSRQWPPFDGSDSLYFTSVNRGKRSVALDMRSEQGRKLLRRIAVGVDVIVENFRPGVLADMGLDQESLAADNPGVIVMSVSGFGPTGPEQFSPGLDQVAQGMSGLMSVTGAGDHTPMRVGIPIIDTVSGIYAALGITAALVARGRDGAGHHVQTSLLESALSIMSFQAQDYLSTGRVAEPNGNTHPTITPYGTFDTADFPIIIATGSDRHWQSLCDVLGDRELADRPEYRTGQSRLAHRDPLTKELLELLSARPAAEWVTLIRAAGIPCGPVHTIDQAFADPQVRALKMVQPVATPDGGEVPLVRSPLWVDEETLPIRNAPPMVLGQDTAEVLGEFGLSEENIEGLRRDRVI, from the coding sequence ATGAACCAGTTGCTCAGCGGGATCCGGGTCCTCGACCTCACGCGCGCACTCGCCGGACCGCTGTGCACGGCACTGCTGTCGGACTTCGGCGCCGACATCATCAAGGTCGAGACCCGTTCCGGTGGCGACAGTTCCCGGCAGTGGCCGCCGTTCGACGGCAGCGACAGCCTGTACTTCACGTCCGTCAACCGCGGCAAGCGTTCGGTCGCCCTCGACATGCGCAGCGAACAGGGCCGGAAACTGCTGCGCCGCATCGCCGTCGGCGTGGACGTCATCGTGGAGAATTTCCGCCCGGGTGTTCTCGCGGACATGGGGCTCGATCAGGAGTCGCTCGCCGCGGACAATCCCGGGGTGATCGTCATGAGTGTCAGCGGTTTCGGGCCGACCGGTCCCGAGCAGTTCTCGCCGGGACTCGATCAGGTGGCGCAGGGCATGTCGGGCCTGATGTCGGTGACCGGTGCCGGCGACCACACGCCGATGCGCGTCGGGATCCCGATCATCGACACGGTGTCCGGTATCTATGCGGCGCTGGGCATCACGGCGGCACTCGTGGCCCGGGGGCGGGACGGTGCGGGTCATCACGTGCAGACGTCCCTGCTCGAATCGGCGCTGTCGATCATGTCGTTCCAGGCGCAGGACTACCTGAGCACCGGACGCGTCGCGGAGCCGAACGGAAACACGCACCCGACGATCACGCCGTACGGCACGTTCGACACCGCCGATTTCCCCATCATCATCGCGACCGGCTCGGACCGGCACTGGCAGTCGCTGTGCGACGTTCTCGGGGACCGCGAACTCGCCGACCGGCCCGAATACCGCACCGGCCAGTCACGACTCGCACACCGGGATCCGCTCACGAAGGAACTGCTCGAACTGCTGTCCGCACGTCCGGCCGCAGAATGGGTGACGCTGATTCGTGCGGCGGGCATCCCGTGCGGCCCCGTCCACACGATCGATCAGGCGTTCGCCGACCCGCAGGTGCGGGCCCTGAAGATGGTGCAGCCCGTGGCCACCCCGGACGGCGGTGAAGTGCCGCTGGTCCGGAGTCCGCTCTGGGTGGACGAGGAAACCCTGCCGATCCGGAATGCGCCGCCGATGGTGCTGGGGCAGGACACGGCCGAGGTGCTGGGCGAATTCGGGTTGAGCGAGGAGAACATCGAGGGCCTCCGGCGGGACCGGGTGATCTGA
- a CDS encoding XdhC family protein translates to MRDILTGLEAWFDHGETFALATVVRTWKSSPRAPGAAMAVSESGEVLGSVSGGCVESTLYETARDVLADGRSRTEVFCVADDDAIGVGLTCGGTIEVFVQRIGQHDFPGFADAARRIRGGESIAVVTETGDGSRTRRCVITGDGPVGDLDLTAADIENVRRRLDAGESQVYQLRSETVCMVEIFAPPPRMYIFGAIDFAAAMCTLGAFAGYHVTVIDARGVFATRARFPDADDVVVMWPHRFLETAPVDRRTVLAVLTHDEKFDIPLLELALRSDAAYIGAMGSRATHERRVALLREQGTTAAELARLHSPIGLDLGARTPEETAVSILAEMMKTTRGTTGLELHLLTGPIHRDAPAGTGRPLECTA, encoded by the coding sequence ATGCGCGACATCCTGACGGGCCTGGAAGCGTGGTTCGACCACGGTGAGACGTTCGCGCTCGCCACGGTGGTGCGCACCTGGAAGTCGTCCCCGCGGGCGCCGGGCGCGGCGATGGCCGTGTCGGAATCCGGTGAGGTCCTCGGAAGTGTGTCCGGTGGGTGCGTCGAGAGCACGCTGTACGAGACGGCGCGGGACGTGCTGGCCGACGGGCGGAGCCGCACCGAAGTGTTCTGCGTGGCCGACGACGACGCGATCGGCGTCGGACTGACGTGCGGCGGCACCATCGAGGTGTTCGTCCAGCGCATCGGACAGCACGACTTCCCGGGTTTCGCGGACGCGGCGCGGCGCATCCGCGGCGGCGAATCGATCGCCGTCGTGACGGAGACCGGCGACGGATCGCGAACCCGTCGCTGCGTGATCACCGGCGACGGGCCGGTGGGCGACCTCGACCTGACCGCCGCCGACATCGAGAACGTTCGCCGGCGGCTCGACGCCGGTGAGTCGCAGGTGTATCAGCTGCGGTCGGAGACAGTGTGCATGGTCGAGATCTTCGCGCCGCCACCGCGGATGTACATCTTCGGGGCCATCGACTTCGCCGCCGCCATGTGCACGCTGGGAGCGTTCGCCGGCTACCACGTCACGGTGATCGACGCCCGCGGCGTGTTCGCGACCCGCGCCCGGTTCCCGGACGCCGACGACGTCGTCGTGATGTGGCCGCACCGATTCCTCGAGACCGCACCGGTCGACCGCCGGACCGTCCTGGCCGTGCTGACCCACGACGAGAAATTCGACATTCCCCTGCTGGAGCTGGCCCTGCGATCGGACGCGGCGTACATCGGCGCGATGGGCAGCCGCGCCACCCACGAGCGCCGCGTCGCGCTGCTGCGCGAACAGGGAACCACCGCGGCGGAGCTGGCGCGGCTGCATTCGCCGATCGGCCTCGACCTGGGCGCCCGCACCCCCGAGGAGACGGCGGTGTCGATCCTCGCCGAGATGATGAAGACGACCCGCGGCACCACGGGGCTCGAACTCCACCTGCTCACCGGCCCGATCCACCGCGACGCCCCCGCCGGCACCGGCCGACCGCTCGAGTGCACCGCATGA
- a CDS encoding NADPH:quinone oxidoreductase family protein — translation MTAPSRSGVTALRVHRYQETPIVAVDEIPSPTWGPHDVVVAPRAAALHVADLLMMKGEYQVRPELPFVPGMEAAGLVIEVGDEVSHVAPGDRVLAVMAQGAIAGAAVVPGAQVARIPDSMTYSAAATFGIAYFTAYAALHFRAGVRAGETVLVTGARGGVGRACAQLATAMGATVVAVSRDAEKARPELRECVDNVVEADEETVVDAVKRVTGGRGVDVVIDVVGGRLLSQLVRATAWEGRIVIVGFAAGAPEPVKPGHLLVKNVSVAGLQSTDYWTRSPDRLRAALGELLALVDTGALSVPEPREFRLGEIDVAMRALAEGSSRRSVVILVGQDETSGAR, via the coding sequence ATGACCGCGCCGAGTCGATCAGGTGTCACGGCCCTTCGAGTCCACCGCTATCAGGAAACCCCGATCGTCGCAGTGGACGAGATCCCTTCTCCAACATGGGGACCCCACGATGTGGTGGTGGCACCCCGAGCAGCGGCTCTCCACGTTGCTGACCTGCTGATGATGAAGGGTGAGTACCAGGTTCGGCCTGAACTTCCCTTCGTCCCGGGAATGGAGGCGGCAGGACTGGTGATCGAGGTGGGCGACGAGGTCAGCCACGTCGCCCCCGGGGACAGGGTTCTCGCCGTAATGGCCCAGGGAGCGATTGCCGGCGCCGCAGTGGTGCCTGGGGCGCAGGTCGCACGGATCCCGGATTCGATGACCTACTCCGCGGCCGCGACGTTCGGAATCGCGTACTTCACCGCATACGCGGCCTTACATTTTCGAGCAGGTGTACGCGCAGGTGAGACCGTGCTGGTCACCGGTGCGCGAGGTGGCGTCGGCCGCGCCTGCGCCCAACTCGCCACGGCTATGGGGGCGACGGTCGTGGCTGTCTCCCGCGACGCAGAAAAGGCTCGTCCGGAACTACGCGAGTGCGTCGACAACGTGGTGGAAGCGGACGAGGAGACGGTCGTCGATGCGGTGAAGCGCGTGACCGGTGGTCGCGGCGTCGATGTCGTCATCGATGTGGTCGGTGGACGGTTGCTGAGTCAACTCGTTCGCGCCACGGCCTGGGAGGGCAGGATCGTAATCGTGGGGTTCGCAGCGGGCGCACCCGAACCCGTCAAGCCCGGACATCTCCTCGTGAAGAATGTCTCGGTGGCCGGCCTTCAATCGACCGACTATTGGACCCGTAGCCCAGACAGGCTCCGAGCCGCTCTCGGCGAGCTGCTGGCGCTTGTCGACACCGGCGCCCTGTCAGTCCCAGAACCCCGAGAGTTCCGTCTCGGAGAGATCGACGTCGCGATGCGTGCCTTGGCAGAGGGATCGTCTCGGCGAAGTGTCGTGATCCTTGTCGGGCAGGATGAGACGAGCGGGGCGAGATAG
- a CDS encoding acyl-CoA thioesterase domain-containing protein, which yields MRCDDVTTNVGVSGYFRRCPGAEFEKLTPLPVALSGWGSEHMRGSAVTGALARSAENEGRARRDLRPVRFTADLQRAATMAPVSTRSTVVREGGRLLLVDSEFLQNGHVMARARTLFLPTTQRVVADPPWSPDRSPSMPPAGLRPATDEGRLFFSEEHGWSADAAAHQNSERKQLWCRSIPVVERESVSPFQASATAADLTNLVTHWGGGGVRHINADVTLTLARFPDGQSLGLSATGRVGGGAISVGTAEIYDHRGVFGHTAVSTVLQSGRPVDTITQLMRGSRIELSSGRHGRTEYA from the coding sequence GTGAGATGTGATGACGTGACGACGAACGTGGGCGTGTCTGGATACTTCCGTCGTTGCCCCGGTGCGGAATTCGAGAAGCTGACGCCCTTGCCGGTGGCACTGAGCGGGTGGGGCAGCGAACACATGCGGGGCAGTGCCGTCACCGGCGCCCTGGCGCGATCGGCGGAGAATGAGGGCCGAGCGCGCCGGGACCTCCGACCGGTCAGGTTTACTGCTGATCTTCAGAGGGCGGCGACGATGGCGCCGGTGTCGACCAGGTCGACCGTCGTCCGCGAGGGCGGTCGGTTGCTGCTCGTGGACAGTGAATTCCTTCAGAACGGTCACGTCATGGCGCGCGCTCGCACGCTGTTTCTGCCGACGACCCAGCGGGTGGTCGCCGATCCACCCTGGTCGCCCGATCGGTCCCCGAGCATGCCACCCGCCGGCCTGCGGCCGGCCACCGACGAGGGACGCCTGTTCTTCAGCGAGGAGCATGGATGGAGCGCCGACGCGGCCGCTCACCAAAACTCGGAGCGAAAACAACTCTGGTGCAGGAGCATCCCGGTCGTGGAGCGCGAGAGCGTATCGCCGTTCCAAGCTTCCGCCACCGCCGCGGACCTGACCAATCTCGTCACCCACTGGGGTGGCGGCGGCGTCCGCCACATCAACGCCGACGTCACGCTCACCCTGGCCAGATTCCCCGACGGGCAGTCCCTGGGTCTGTCTGCGACGGGTCGAGTCGGAGGGGGTGCCATTTCGGTAGGTACGGCCGAAATATACGACCATCGAGGGGTATTCGGACACACCGCAGTGTCCACGGTCCTGCAATCCGGTCGTCCGGTGGACACCATCACCCAGCTCATGCGGGGTAGCCGGATTGAATTGTCCTCGGGTCGTCACGGAAGGACGGAGTACGCATGA